Proteins from a genomic interval of Corallococcus macrosporus:
- a CDS encoding N-acetylmuramoyl-L-alanine amidase, translating into MRVRFSHFVLPVLLLTAPSAVGASKRNEAEEAYQQARRSYYALKDDASRRKLRHHWLNVVHRFEAVATRFPKSDRAPDALFTAGDLLQELSRISFVEEDLQAAITDYSKLVEAHPKHRLADDAALALARIHVNRLDKPEAARKILNESLATNPKGDQGKELRALLASLPPSNRTPPAKPTVKPLPPVVKSTPDTAVAASNPNSPLVDAISKLAREPSPVLPRLDPSAPAASGSDSAKAPAATIVDAPTVADRALETKDGPKDGAKAETKAPEAVASSNGTSQPAKPEARVETPAVASKAPAQVEPAPAVKPVQPEAVASKQTRPVQEAPRPVTAPVDAQVAQARLKAVAKQSRHAELTLAEQLGLKVRRVVIDAGHGGHDSGAIGKAGTKEKDVALAISKKVADGLREKGLEVVLTRDDDSFIRLEDRAKLANEAHGDLFISVHCNSAATHKLRGIETYTLNTSADRYSIRLAARENASSEKGISDLQFILADLATKANTEESSRLANAVQHNLVTGLSAQYDGIKDLGHKEALFYVLLGAKMPAILVETSFLSHAEDEKRLASERYQDEVAKNIVLGVEEFLGDRRRMAKVD; encoded by the coding sequence ATGCGCGTACGCTTCTCCCACTTCGTGCTGCCCGTGCTGCTCCTCACGGCCCCGAGCGCCGTCGGAGCCAGCAAGCGCAACGAAGCCGAGGAGGCGTATCAGCAGGCCCGCCGCTCCTACTACGCGCTGAAGGACGACGCGTCCCGCCGCAAGCTGCGCCACCACTGGCTCAACGTCGTGCACCGCTTCGAGGCCGTGGCCACGCGCTTCCCCAAGAGCGACCGCGCCCCCGACGCCCTCTTCACCGCGGGAGACCTGCTCCAGGAGCTCAGCCGCATCTCCTTCGTCGAGGAGGACCTGCAGGCGGCCATCACGGACTACTCCAAGCTGGTGGAGGCGCACCCGAAGCACCGGCTCGCGGACGACGCGGCGCTGGCGCTGGCGCGCATCCACGTCAACCGCCTGGACAAGCCGGAGGCGGCCCGGAAGATCCTCAACGAGTCGCTGGCCACCAACCCCAAGGGCGACCAGGGCAAGGAGCTCCGCGCGCTGCTGGCCTCGCTGCCGCCGTCCAACCGGACTCCGCCCGCGAAGCCCACGGTGAAGCCGCTGCCCCCGGTGGTGAAGTCGACGCCTGACACCGCCGTCGCCGCCTCGAACCCCAACTCGCCGCTGGTGGATGCCATCAGCAAGCTCGCGCGCGAGCCGTCCCCCGTGCTGCCCCGCCTGGATCCGAGCGCCCCTGCTGCCTCCGGCTCGGACAGCGCGAAGGCCCCGGCGGCCACCATCGTGGACGCGCCCACCGTCGCCGACCGGGCCCTTGAGACGAAAGACGGCCCCAAGGACGGCGCGAAGGCCGAGACGAAGGCTCCGGAGGCGGTGGCGTCCTCGAACGGGACGTCGCAGCCCGCGAAGCCGGAGGCCCGCGTGGAGACCCCGGCCGTGGCGTCGAAGGCCCCCGCGCAGGTGGAGCCGGCCCCGGCTGTGAAGCCCGTGCAGCCCGAGGCCGTGGCGTCGAAGCAGACGCGCCCGGTGCAGGAGGCCCCGCGCCCGGTGACGGCGCCGGTGGACGCGCAGGTGGCGCAGGCGCGGCTCAAGGCGGTGGCGAAGCAGTCGCGCCACGCGGAGCTGACGCTGGCGGAGCAGCTGGGGCTGAAGGTGCGGCGCGTGGTCATCGACGCGGGCCACGGTGGCCACGACTCCGGCGCCATCGGCAAGGCGGGGACGAAGGAGAAGGACGTGGCGCTGGCCATCTCCAAGAAGGTCGCGGACGGCCTGCGGGAGAAGGGCCTGGAGGTGGTGCTCACCCGCGACGACGACTCGTTCATCCGCCTGGAGGACCGCGCGAAGCTGGCCAACGAGGCGCACGGCGACCTGTTCATCTCGGTGCACTGCAACTCGGCGGCGACGCACAAGCTGCGCGGCATCGAGACGTACACGCTCAACACCTCCGCGGACCGCTACTCCATCCGCCTGGCCGCGCGCGAGAACGCGTCCTCCGAGAAGGGCATCAGCGACCTCCAGTTCATCCTGGCGGACCTGGCCACCAAGGCGAACACGGAGGAGTCGTCGCGTCTGGCGAACGCCGTGCAGCACAACCTGGTGACGGGCCTGTCCGCCCAGTACGACGGCATCAAGGACCTGGGCCACAAGGAGGCGCTGTTCTACGTGCTCCTGGGCGCGAAGATGCCCGCCATCCTGGTGGAGACGTCCTTCCTGTCGCACGCCGAGGACGAGAAGCGCCTGGCGTCCGAGCGCTACCAGGACGAGGTGGCGAAGAACATCGTGCTGGGAGTGGAAGAGTTCCTCGGTGATCGCCGCCGCATGGCCAAGGTAGACTGA
- a CDS encoding DUF3592 domain-containing protein gives MQLAIPHAPRRVRLAQVPGAVARLVRGVVLGLVVIAVLGLGAGYVGRYFVEEQRFTARAELVDALVGASHAPPWNQREDAEGTLDVLYTFAGEEHSVSGVRTDADHAASLGHGARVQLLVDPSQPGRPREATHARARAARVGLLPWGLGLGLLVALAGFAWEVRRLWRREVVPLRLGALVWLTPDDGYLPEGKGEAVFPAHFFRQDVKHPVRARCRPQRAPVRNGGKVLAAVVPGEPGWCRVIDEELARTLGWVR, from the coding sequence ATGCAGCTCGCCATTCCCCATGCCCCCCGCCGTGTCCGACTTGCCCAGGTGCCTGGGGCGGTGGCGCGGCTGGTGCGTGGCGTGGTGCTGGGCCTGGTGGTCATCGCCGTGCTCGGCCTGGGCGCCGGCTACGTGGGACGCTACTTCGTGGAGGAGCAGCGCTTCACGGCCCGCGCGGAGCTGGTGGACGCGCTGGTGGGCGCAAGCCATGCGCCGCCCTGGAACCAGCGCGAGGACGCGGAGGGCACGCTGGACGTCCTCTACACGTTCGCGGGCGAGGAGCATTCCGTGTCGGGCGTGCGCACGGACGCGGACCACGCGGCCTCCCTGGGCCATGGCGCTCGCGTGCAGTTGCTGGTGGATCCCTCCCAGCCGGGACGTCCGCGCGAGGCGACCCATGCTCGGGCGCGGGCGGCACGGGTGGGACTCCTGCCCTGGGGCCTGGGCCTGGGCTTGCTGGTGGCGTTGGCCGGGTTCGCATGGGAGGTGCGGCGGCTGTGGCGCCGGGAGGTGGTGCCCCTGCGCCTGGGCGCGCTGGTGTGGCTCACCCCGGATGACGGCTACCTGCCGGAAGGGAAGGGCGAAGCGGTGTTCCCCGCGCACTTCTTCCGCCAGGACGTGAAACACCCCGTGCGGGCGCGCTGCCGCCCCCAGCGGGCCCCGGTGCGCAACGGCGGCAAGGTGCTGGCGGCCGTCGTTCCTGGCGAGCCGGGCTGGTGCCGGGTCATCGACGAGGAGCTGGCGCGGACGCTGGGCTGGGTGCGCTGA
- a CDS encoding DUF2381 family protein: protein MPSLSLVVLLGLLLVGSAAAAQPPVSSSVPGARRIELSPEEAGSASEVVVSPGLSTMLLFDSELQRESIELESRQRFSLVDVGQATLRLVPSVSASPGERLKMVVRFRDGAAPSTAVFVLKVHPAKAEATIEVYRARRTIETYQQEIRDTRAEALQCKEELARMASEREAPAGLTGLLFNGGLDLHGVAGHVLTRAVEQTASKGLEASIVNSYRANKLVAADVWIELKTGTRPWRAEGATLKGRLGEDLTVLRVWQVTPILPGKTKGRVIVEAEAPAAADQGPFSLKLWEADGPRSITLGNVTFP from the coding sequence GTGCCCTCTTTATCGCTGGTCGTTCTGTTGGGGCTGCTTCTGGTTGGGAGCGCGGCTGCAGCACAGCCGCCGGTTTCATCCTCAGTGCCGGGAGCACGGCGCATTGAATTGAGTCCAGAGGAAGCCGGGAGCGCGAGTGAAGTGGTGGTCAGCCCGGGCCTTTCCACGATGCTCCTCTTCGACTCAGAGCTTCAGCGCGAGAGCATCGAACTAGAGAGCCGCCAGCGTTTTTCTCTCGTGGACGTAGGGCAGGCGACCCTCAGACTCGTGCCGTCAGTGAGCGCCTCTCCAGGTGAACGGCTAAAGATGGTGGTGCGCTTTCGGGACGGCGCGGCGCCATCAACCGCGGTGTTCGTGCTGAAGGTTCATCCGGCGAAAGCGGAGGCCACCATCGAGGTCTACCGGGCGCGGCGGACGATTGAAACGTATCAGCAAGAAATCCGGGATACCCGCGCGGAGGCCCTGCAGTGCAAGGAAGAACTGGCGCGCATGGCGTCCGAGCGCGAGGCGCCTGCTGGATTGACAGGGCTCCTGTTCAATGGCGGATTGGATCTACACGGCGTGGCGGGGCATGTCCTGACCAGGGCCGTCGAGCAAACAGCGTCCAAGGGACTTGAGGCATCCATCGTCAACAGCTACCGCGCCAATAAGCTGGTGGCTGCGGATGTCTGGATTGAACTCAAGACGGGAACGCGGCCGTGGAGGGCGGAGGGTGCGACGCTTAAAGGCAGGCTTGGCGAAGATTTGACGGTACTCCGGGTGTGGCAAGTCACGCCAATACTGCCAGGGAAAACCAAAGGACGCGTGATCGTCGAGGCCGAGGCCCCTGCGGCGGCCGACCAAGGGCCCTTCTCGCTCAAGCTCTGGGAAGCAGATGGGCCCCGGAGCATCACGCTCGGTAACGTGACATTCCCCTGA